One Candidatus Sulfurimonas baltica DNA segment encodes these proteins:
- a CDS encoding response regulator transcription factor — translation MDKKILLLEDDTLLGETLLELLSGAGYSVVLVTSGDAAIDESYDSSYDLYIFDINVPDINGLELLKSLRGAEDKTPTIFISALVDMSSISKAFEVGGDDYIKKPFFPEELLIRVNAKLSSKTSNIIYNNLEYDSQTKTLRKDGHVIALGEVQEKLFDLFINNINNVLDKDLLMECLERPSPTALRVALTKLKQTTGLNIKNLRSIGYILE, via the coding sequence ATGGATAAAAAAATATTACTTTTAGAAGATGATACTCTTTTAGGTGAGACTCTGCTAGAACTCCTAAGTGGTGCCGGTTATTCTGTAGTATTAGTCACCTCTGGGGATGCAGCCATAGATGAGAGCTATGATAGTAGTTATGACCTTTATATATTTGATATAAACGTGCCTGACATCAATGGTCTTGAGCTTTTGAAGTCGCTCAGGGGTGCGGAGGATAAAACTCCTACTATATTTATAAGTGCTCTAGTTGATATGAGTTCTATCTCCAAAGCTTTTGAAGTTGGTGGGGATGATTATATAAAAAAGCCATTTTTCCCAGAGGAACTACTTATAAGAGTGAATGCAAAGCTCTCATCTAAAACTTCAAATATAATCTACAATAACTTAGAGTATGATTCTCAAACAAAAACACTTAGAAAAGATGGACATGTAATAGCTCTTGGTGAAGTTCAGGAGAAGCTGTTTGATCTTTTTATAAATAATATTAATAATGTTCTAGACAAAGATTTACTGATGGAGTGTTTAGAAAGGCCATCACCAACTGCACTAAGAGTAGCGCTTACAAAACTAAAACAGACGACAGGACTAAATATAAAAAACCTCCGTTCAATAGGATATATCCTTGAGTAG